The nucleotide window CCTTCCCGATAGGCAGCGATCGCACTATCGTTGCCGACAATGGCGCGCAAATCGTTGAGGTTGCCTGCTTCGTGGGCCACTGAGATCAACCTCCAATCGCGGTATCCAAGGGGAATTGTGACTCCGAAGACCGGGGCAGCCTTCTTCTCGGCGTATCCGGATGCGTGGACCGTGAAGGCTGCAACGCCGGACACCGCTGCAACTGCAACCGGCAGGAAAGCGATCCATTTCATACGATGTCTCCTTCCACTATGCGTAATCGTCCGAGAGCTCCCGCCGGCTACCATTTGCCAACGTGCGCACCGCCATCCACGTGAAGCACAACCCCGGTCACTTGACCGGCCTCGCTCAGGTATACGACCGCATCTACGACGTCTTTAACATCGGAGATCTGTCCCATCGGTTGCAGCGTTTTGAGAAAATCCTTCGGGTCATCCTTATGCATAGGCGTATCGACAACGCCCGGCGCAACGGCGTTCACGCGTATAGCCTGTTTCGCGTATTCCATTGCCAGGCTCCGCGTGACAGCCTCGAGCCCCCCTTTCGTAATCATTGGGACCGATGCGTGTATGCCGGCGATCGGGTGGTTCACCATCGTCGATGTGATATTAACGATGCTTCCGCCGGTTCCCTGTGCCACCATCTGCTTGATCGAGAGCTGGCTGATGAAGAGAAAACTTTCGATGTTGACGGAGACGAGAGACCGCAGATCCTCTACGGTGTAATCCGTGAAGCGCTTCGAGAAAAAAATACCGGCATTGTTAATGAGCGCGTCGATTGATCCGAATTTGCTCGTGGCGGCTTCGGCGATCTTCGCCGCAGTTGCTGCCTCTGCGATATTGCCATCGACCAGCGCGAGTCTATCTGACTCCTTGAAGGCACCCGACCGGGAGATGTTCCGCGAATTAGCCACCACGTTATAACCTCGCTCCATAAATGCCTTCACAAGGCCTGCTCCGATACCTTGCGATCCGCCGGTCACGATTGCTGTTTTCCCTGTATCTGCCATTTCCGACTCCATTATGTGAGCCATGCAATCCAGCTGAACCTATAACGTGCTTCGATTTAGCGCTCAGCTTCATTGTCCCTCCCATTTCACTGCTGGTCAAAATTATAAAGGTGACATTGCCGTCATGAAAACATGTCAGTCGTAGTATTTTCGAGGCAACACGCAGCAATTGAAAATTGGTATGATCGGCAGGAGGAGACTTTATAGGAATATTTCGATGGCTGGGAGCAGGGTTGTCCATTCCGGTACTTTGGGGGTTTTACGTGGTACGGTAAAAAAATAGCCCGGTCGCATGCGAAGGCCGGGGCTATTTAGTTTAACTGCTTCATTCTGTCCGTTTATAACCCCTTACACCTCCTGAAACTGAATAAGGCTGATCCTTCCTTACCGACACTAAAATCAGCGGACCGAGTATTGTTTGACAATGCCATCAGGAACATGACATCAATGGACAGAAGATGCCGCTTTGTTGGTGCTGCTGATTGCCGTCATGGGTCGGTTGCAGAGTTTGTACGAGCCCCCAGGGGGCTTCAATCCAAAGGTATTCTCAGCGACAGAATGAAAAGGTGTGCATAAAGGGCGGAAGATTGCGGAAGGCGTCCCCAAGGCAACCTTGCGCGGGAATATAAGAGACCCGCGACAGGATTAACAAATACTAGGAAACAAGGAGTTACAGATGAAAGTCACAGAGAAGTCTCTGAAGCTTCGATGCACTGAATTGAACTTGGGGGTTCTGAAGGATACCACCTTCGGTATCCGTTTTGATCGGACCTCGAAGGGATACATGGTCGAATTGCAATATCGCGACGGCACCCCATCCAAGGTCCTGATCCAGGAGGCCAGCGCATCGGAAGCAGCAGCAGCTGTCGAGGGGGCCGCTCTTGGTGCGGCGGCTGTGAAAGATGCCGGGACCGGCAAACCTGAATTTGTAACCCGCGAGACGTTTGTACGGCAGGGTGGCGAGCGCTGCCCGAAATGTCAGTCCAAGGACATCAACCTTGGGCACCTGGTGACCGGCAAAGGAAGTATTACGCAGCTTTGCTCATGCGTACGGTGCAGCTTGGTCTGGAACAGCATCTTCCGGTTGGATGACTATGATTGTGGCGCTGCGGTACAATGATCTCAAATGTCGAGGAGGGGGCCTGACAGCCCCCTGTTTTTTTAGATCCCGTTGCGCAGATACGTTCTCGTGGCCCTGGATAAAGGCATGTCACGGTTGATCAATCCAATGGTCAAGCTGTAATCTCTGTTCGCATGAACAGGTTGAGCAGGAGTTAACCACGCTGGTATTCCTTTTAGTATCTTGCTTTGAGAGACCTTGCGGGCCAGCAGTTTTACGGTTGGTTCGAACTCGACCCACAATCCGAACATCACAATCACCAATCCACACACCGTTATCGGTTCCATATCCATCCTCCTGAACTCGTTCGTTTCATCAAAAAATCCACCGATCTCATAATTGCCGGTAAACGCCGATGACCTTGCCGACGATGTTTACTTCGCCGTCTTCCGGGCGAACGACGATCGGCTCCATGTCCGGGTTTTCCGGCTGCAGCCGTATGTACCCGTCTTCACGAAAAAATCGTTTCACGGTAGCTTCGCCATCGACCATGGCAACCACGATCTCACGGTTGTCGGCATTTTGCTGCGGACGCACCAGGACCAAGTCCCCCTCGAAGATGCCGGCCGAGATCATGGAATCGCCACGGACCCTCAGAAAGAAACACCCGTCCCCCTTCACTGCCACCTGATCAACGGAAAAGTACCCCTGAATATCCTCGATAGCGGTGGAGAGCTGACCGGCACGTACGGTGCCCACAACCGGCAGAGAGATGTTTCGGCTCTGATGCGTTGTCAGGGTAATCCCCCGGTTCACGCTTTCCCGCCTGATGTAGCCCTTACGCTCCAATGCATCCAGATGCCTCATGACGGGCAATGTCCCTGAAACATTCAGATGCTTGGCAATATCCCTTTGGCTGGGCGGGAAGCCCTTGTTGTCGGAATACGAAATGATGAATTGGAGCACCTGGCGTTGACGCTGGGTAATTTCTTTTTGGGCCTGACAAGCATAGGTAGTCATATGACTACGTATACCTGATTTGATGAGCGCCGTCAAGGAATTAGATGTGATTCCAGCCTTGTCGGCTCCACTGGTACGGATCGCTGACGGGACTTTTCCGGCGCCCGGGAACTGCCTCCGCCGTCACCCCTTCCATCAGATCGCCGTTGTTTGCCGCCGGCCACAAGCCAAACCGGAAGAATGAGGATCGAAAGGGGGGTAAGCAGGAGTTTCTGCCAGATGAGAGGAGATGTACTCTTGTGAAGAGGGGAATGACCAGGGAGTGGGAAGCATGAACATCGGCAGCAGGTTCGATGTCCTCGTCATCCCGACCACCCTTGCCCGGATGCCGCTTTTTAATGCAGGTGCTTCGACTTTGGACAATCGCTATATTTTTAAGTATACAACGACATGCATAAGTTAATGAAATTGCATATGTGACCCACTTTGGCATGCGTTATGTATTTAAATATATAACCATGCTTTGAAATGCAGACAATGACGTCATCGGCGCTGAGATTGCGCAATGAAAGCCGGCAGCGCCGCCTTCCTTTTACTCCCCATCAAAGAAGCTGGACATCCGGATCGAGCCGCGGGACCGCGAAGGTACCCGCCGGACCACAGGCAGGCTTTGAAGCACCTCAGCCTGGTCTGAGAATCATCGACAACCAGATGCCGTCATACCCGCCCCGCCGGGACCCGCCAATGGAGCTCATGTCGACAGGGAAACCGGTGCCGGAATGGCGGTTGATAGCCGAGAAAGCTCGACGGCGCAGCGTGACAGACTATACCTACAGGAGGAAAAAGGCCATGTGCACCGGCAAACAGGGGGAAGCACCGCGTCAGACATGCCGCGGTGCCTGCGCGGGTCCCGGACGGGAACCGCTGCGAGACGAGGAACTTCGCAGACAGCAGGAGCAGTGCCATGGAACCGATGCCGGTTCCACAGAACAGGAATCCCCTCAATCGGACTCATAGGGCATCTACGGGAGAAAAACTCATGAAAGTCGCCTTCACAACTTCCACGGGTACAACCATAGACGGGAACTTTCGCACCTCCAACAGCTTCTCGGTCTGGGATATCGGTAGCGACGAGTCGTATTACGTCACCAGTGTGAATATCCGGGCAGAGGCCGGCAGCGAGGACGACCGTATCGCAACGCGGGTCGAGGCGCTCCGGGAATGCGCCGTGGTTTTTGCCGCGCAGATCAATGGTCCTGCAGCGGCAAAGCTGATCGCCCGCAATATCCACCCTGTCAGGACCAAGGGGCCCATGGGGGTAGAGGAGGTCATCGGCAGGCTGCAGGAGGTGCTGAGGGAGAAGCCGGCCCCCTGGATGCGCAAGGCCCAGGCTGCGGACCTCCTGGCAGCGGCGGTCTGAGCGGGGTTTCCGGCGTTATTTCTTCCGTACTGCCGTCATGAAAGATTTGCCATGCAATCGGGGAGAGCAATCCCGCTTTGGGGTATCTGACGGGAACAGGTACCCGAGACGAAAAGAGACCATCATGAGAACAGTGCTGATGCTGGGAATGATCCTGGGTGTGCTCGGCGCCCTCCCCCGGGAGGGGGTGACGGCGGAACGGGAATTCGATGTGGAGGGGATACGGGTGACCGGCAAACGGCCTGACATGGAACCGGTCTACAGCCCGATTACGGTGCCAACGAGCGCCGCCGCCATGGTGGAGGAGTTCGATCGCGAAGAGATCCGTGCCACGGCAGCGGCCAACGTGTACGACATCGCCGCCCTCTCCCCCGGCGTCCGGCTGGAGTTCCAGGGGCGCCGGGGGATGAACACCCTGATGATGCGCGGCGGCGATACGGTGGGGGTGATCCTGGACGGGGTCTACCTTCCCTGGTCCCAGGCCTCCCGCATGCTGGCCCAGTTCCCGGTGGATGCCATCGAATCGGTGCGCATGGTGCGGGACAGCTCAGCCGTGACCCTTGGCCCCTTTGTGGCCATCTCCCCGGCCATGAGCCACGACAATGTACCCTCCGCCGGGCTGGGCAGTTCCAACCAGGGCTTCATGGTCATCACCACCAGGCGGGGTAAAGGCTTCGAGCTGGGCGGCAGCGCCGAATACGGCAGCCTGGATACCCGTTCGTTCCAGCTCTACCACGGCTATCGCCTGGGGGACTTCTCCTACCGCATGGCCGGCACCGCTTCCGGCACCAGCGGCCGCAGCGGCTGGAACAACGCCGCCAGCACCCTTTCCCTGCTGGTAAACGGCAATTACGACGGCCCGGCCCTGAAAGGGGACTTCATGGTCTACTACGCCGACGGCCGGCGCGAGATCCAGCGCGGCACCAGTGACAGCTACGCCTACACCTCCCGCTGGTACTACGACCCGCTGCAATCGCTGGACCTCTCACTCAACCTGCACAAGCAATGGAACGCGGTCCACACCACCTCCCTCTCCTACTCCCGGGGGCAGGTCACGGACCACGAGGTGCTGCAGGACGCCGCCAGCCCCACTGTCCCACCGGCCAGCTCCCAGCGGGACCAGTTGGACAGCCTGCACCTCTGGCATGTGGCGGCTACGGAGAAAAACCGCCTGGTCACGGGCTTCCAGGGGTTTGTCTGGAACAGCCCCACCGGCCAGTTCTTCTATCCGGGGGTGGCCCGCAAGGAAGATATCTTTTCCGGCTACATCCATGACGAGTACCGCCCCACCGGCCGCCTGACCATCGACGGCGGGGTCCGTGTGGACGCCAAGCTGATCGAAAAGGGCTCGGACAAATACGCCCCCACCTTGGCCTACAACAGGACGATCAGCAACCAATGGCAGGACCCGGCCATCAGCGTCTCCGTCGGCAGCTCCTTCAAACTGGACGAGGTGTACCGCCTGATGGGGCGGGTGGGATATTCGCGCCAGAACGCCGACACCTTCCTGGCCACTGTGGACAACAAGGACCCCGGCACGGAGCAGCGCTTCAAGTACGAGCTGGGGGCCGAGGCCGCCTGGCATCCCGGCTTCAACCCCGGCCTCACCCTGTTTCTGTACGACATCCGTAATTTCTCCTATGCCGCAACCACCGGGGGGGGCGTCAACAACGCCTACTACATCTACGACACCGCCGACGTCATCCGCGGAGGGATGGAGGCCACCGCCAGGGGGGAACTCCCCGGGGGCTTCGGCTACCATGCCGGCTATTCCTACATCACCACCAACCGCAGCGACACCAACCGGGCCATGCCTCACCACACCTTCTCCCTGCGGCTCTCGCACCAGGCCGGAGGGGTGGAGAGCAACCTGATCCTGAGCTACCTCGGCCCCTACGAGAACAATTTCCTGTCAGTGGGGGGCATATACCGACCGGTGGGCAACTACACCCGTCTGGACCTGAACGTCAGCTACCCCTTCACGGTACGCGCCGCCCGGCTCCGGGCCACCCTGTACGGCCGCAACATCCTGGACGAACGGTACGTCACCATTGCCGGCTGGCAGGATCAGGGCGCGGTCTGCGGCGGCAAGCTGGACGTGTCGTTCTAGGTGGCGTACCGCACCGTTCCCTCGGTCGCGGCGCGGCTGGTGATGCCGATTGATTACGTTCCGGAATAGCGACTCATCTGACCAATCCGAAAGGAGTTTTCATGAAGATCAGCCACATCATCGGCATCCTGGCAGTGGTGGCCCTGGGCCTTGCGGCATGCGGCGGCGGCGCGAGCAATTCCGGCGGCACTCCTCCGGCCAGCACACCGGTGGAACTGACGCCGGCCCAGGCCTGTTCCGGGGAAGCTACCCTGGATGATCAGTTGCGCTGCATGCTGCAGGTGGCGAAGATAGCCCCCATCGAGTCCGCCCCCAGTATACCGGACCCGCTCTACAACGCCGGCAACCTCCTGTTCAACAGCACCCTGCTGTCCGGTACCGGCACCGTCTCCTGCGCCTCCTGCCATCCCACCAACAACGCCGGCATGGACAAGCTCGCCCTGCACGCCAGCCTGCGCGGTTCTCCCAATCCCATCCACCGCAACACTCCGGACCTGGTGAACAAGCTGCTGGGGGGGAGAAAATTCCTCATGTGGGACGGCCGTATCGGCGTCAATGAAGACGGCAGTTTCTTTTCCCCGGCCGGCGACAAGCTCCCTGGCGGCCTGGACAATATGCTGGCGGTACAGGCCCTGTTCCCGCTGCTCTCCCGCAATGAGATGCTCGGTTATATCCCCGGCAGCGGCACCGGCACCGGTGAGAACGCCATTGCCGCCCTGGTGGGGGACCCGGTGGAGGCCAACCCCCAGCCGGTCTGGGATGCCATCATGGTCAAGGTGCGCGCCAACGCCACCATCTGGAACGCGCTCACCGCGGCATATCCGGCGGTGCCCCCGGCGCAGGTCGGCATCCAGCACGTGGCCAACGCCATTGCCGCTTTCGAAACCCGGCGCTGGAACGCATCGTCCCCTACGGCCAATTTTCACGGCTACCTGAAGAACACCCGGGACATGACCGACTCGGCCAAACGCGGCGGCATCCTGTTCCTCGGCAAGGCGGGCTGCTACCAGTGCCACAACGGACCGCTCTTTTCCGACCAGAAATCCCACAACCTGGCCGTGCCCCAGGTGGGACCCGGCTTCGGCTCCGGCTCAGGCGCAACTCCTCCCCAGGACAAGGGGCGCTTCGAAATTACCGGCAAGGACGCCGACACCTACGCCTTCATCACTCCATCCCTGTGGGAGGTCAAGGTAACGGGCCCATACCTGCACAACGGCGTGTACGCCACGCTGGAGCAGGCGGTACGCCATCACCTGGATGCCGCCGGCGCGGCCCGGGCATTCAGGTGCGCCAGCGATGCGCCGCTCCTGGGCACTACGCCGGTGCCGTGCAGTGACAGCACCACAGCACCGGCCCTGTACGACGACATGATCGCCCGTCTGGCGCCGGAGCTGCAGTCCCCCGTCACCCTCACCAACAACGAGGTGACGGACCTGCTGGCCTTCCTCAACCAGTTGAACAACGGGACCAACTGACGGCTCGCGCCGAACCAGCCCATACACGTCCAGGAGATCCACTTCCCAGCGCCGTGGCCGGAGGATCCTGAACCAATTGCCATTGTGAAAGGAGTTCACATGAAATCGGTACCCTTCCTCCGGTCGGCGCCCCGCCACCACCGCCACCCACTCTGCGGGCCGGCGACAGCCCTGCTGCTGATCGCCCTCGCAGCCATCCTGGCCGCCTGCAGCGGCGGCGATTCCTTCCCCGCCACCAAGGTCAGCGGCTCGGTGGTCGACGGCCCGATCAAGGGGGCCACCATCAAGGCCTTTGAGATCAAGAGCGGCAACACCCCGGATACAACGCCGCTGGCCACCGCAACCACGGCGGCCGACGGCAGCTACTCCCTCAACCTTGCAAACAACTACAGCGGCACCCTGGTCATCACCGCCACGGGGGGCTCCTACTGCGCCGGCAGCGACACGGCCCAGGTGGGGGGCGACAACACCTGCCCGGCCGGCACCACCCTGACCACGCTCGGCATACCGCTCATGACCATGGCCCAGGTCACCAACGGGAGCGCCGTGGCCACCGCCCACGTTACCCCGGTCTCCACCGCCGCCATGCCGCTGACCGCCACGGTCAACGCGGACGGCACGGTAAGCGGCACCCTGGTGAAGAGCGCCTTTGACAGCAACTTCGGCCTGATGTCGGGCGGCATGAGCCCCACGGACAGCCCGTCAAAGCTGAAGCCCATGATGGAACAGATCAACATGATGCAGTCCGTTGCCGGCGACAGGCATTCCCTGGCAACGGTGATCGGCACCATCAGGTCCGGCGCCATGGCCACGGTCATGACAAACTCAACGGCGACCAGCCCCTGCGCCAGCTTTTCCGTCAAGGCCGGGGGGAGCAACAGCCTGATGCCGGCCGACACCAGCACGGCCAAGGACCCGACCCTGCTGTACAACGGTACGGGGGGCGCCAAGACCAGCCAGGCCGGAACCACGAACAGTCCTTATTTCCAGGAGCGTACCGGCATCGACGTGGACACTCTCAAGGCGATCATGAATGACACAACGGTCCAGGACGTCAATGACGAGACCGTCAGCTATTACTCCGAGGTCTACGCCCCGGTCACCGTCACCGTGGGAACCGACTCCTACAAAGGGTACCGCCTGGCCGACGTGGTGGTACGCGCCACCAAGTTCCGCCCTCAGGACTACAACACCGGGGCCTTCGGCGTGACCACCGCCATCGTGGCCTTCGGAGCCAAGCCGGACGGCACCACCGCCGCCAGGACCGCGGCCTTCTCCTTCACCGAGCTGATCCGCACGGAAAACGGCGACAAGACCATCGTGGCCTATGAGAAGAACGGTGCGCCCCTGCCGGCCAGCGAAGGGGCCATGGCCATCATCGCCGGCAACGACGACGACAAGCTGCTGCGCAAGGTGCCGCGCCTGATGCAGATCCACGTGCGCAACGACTACGCAGCCACCTCCTATACGGTCAACAACACCGACCCAGCCCAGGCTGCCTTTCAGGTCACCGGTCAGGTGATGAACCCGGTCACCGTCACCGCCGGCACCCTGTCCGCCGCTTCCAGCCAGGGCTATTACGCGGTGGACAAGGTCGGCGACAAAGCGGCCGGCGCCTTTGACACCTATTATTTCCAGCAGTACGGCCCGCGCCATACGAACTACTGGTACGGCCAGGGCATTCGCCTGACCGACGTGCTCGACACCGCCGGGCTCCAGTATCCGGACGACAAGGGGGCCTGCTTCGTGGTGGTCACCAGCGCCAACAATCAGCCGGCCCTGTTCTCCTGCGGCGAGCTGTACAACTCCCCCGTGGGCCGGGGCGACGGCCTGGCCGGCACCGGCAACCGCAGTCGCCACAAGGGGGTGCTGATGGTCACCGACGACTTCCGTGCCGGCACCGGCGGTCCGGTGATGATGCAGTGCTGGGATTATGAGTCCTGCACCCTGCTCAATGCCGATGTGCCCACCAGCTACACCTCGGCCATGAATACCGGCGGGTCGCAGGTGAACACGCAGTTGATCGCCCTGGTTTCCACCGAGGACGACAAGCCGTTCCAGCCCCAGGGACGCTGGTTCCCCTACTCCAAGAAGGCCGACGGCAGCAACAGCTGCACCGGTCCGACCAACTGCATCCCCTGGGTGGACGTGGGTGAACGCTTGCAGCAGAACATCAAGTCCATGAAGGTCTCTTTTGCCGCCGGAACCGGCAACGGCACGGTTTCCGCCGGATCCTCCGACTCGGGCGGTTCAGGCGGCTCGGGCACGGGGGGCGGCACCGCCTCCAGCACGGTCTGCACCCACGACCAGGTCATGGCCGGCACCTGCGTCAAGAGCGATGGCAGCGCCTGCTCGCACCTTGACCTCATGGCCGGCACCACCTGCTATGTGCCGACTTCACCCACGGCCCGCCTGCTCTCCTGGCCGTGATAGGGTGACGTCAGGCTGATTCATCGGCGCCTGTCCGGTCCGGGTACCCGTCCGGACCGGGCAGGTTCATCTGTTCTTTGAGGAGAATCATCACATGATACGGATTTTCGTGCTGCTCGCTGCATTCCTGGTCGCTGCTGTTCTTCCGGCACATGCCCGGCAGATCATTGACATGACCGGCAGAAAGGTCACGGTACCGGACCGCATCACCAGGGTCTACAGCTCTTCCCCGCCGGGCACCTGGCTGCTCTATGCCGTAGACCCGTCGCTGCTGGCGGGCCTCAATTTCGCGCCCGGGGAACGGGAACAACGCTTCCTGCGCCCGGAGTTCGGGCGTCTGCCGGTCGTAGGAGGTGTGGTGGGACACGGGCGGGGGCTCAACATGGAGACCCTGCTGAAGATCAAACCGGACATCGTACTGGTGTGGGACTGGCAGCAGCAGGGGATTAACGGGCGATTCGAGGAGACTTTCCAGAAACTGGGCATTCCCACGGTCTACGTGCGGCTGGACTCCCTGGGCGACTATCCGGCCGCCTTCCGCTTCCTGGGGGAACTGCTGGACCGCCGGGAGCGGACCGACCGGCTGGAGCGCTACGCAGAGCAGGCCCTGAAGGATGTGGCAACGGCCGTGGGGCGCATCCCGGCCAATCAGCGGGTCAGCGTCTATTACGCCGAAGGTGACGAAGGCCTGGCCACCGAGCGGGAGGCCTCTTTTCACGCCGAACTGATTCCCCTGGCCGGCGGCCGCAACGTGCATCGGGGCGAGGCCCTGGACCACGTCGGCATGGAAACCGTCAGCCTGGAGCAGGTCATGCATTACAATCCCCAGGCCATTCTGGTGCAGGAGCGGGAGTTCTTTGCCCGGGTGCTGGCCGACCCCCGTTGGCAAGGAGTCAAGGGGGTGCGGGACAAACGGGTGTACCTGATACCCCGGCTGCCGTTCAACTGGTTCGACCGTCCCCCTTCGTTCATGCGCCTGCTGGGGCTCAAGTGGCTGGCCAATGCCCTCTATCCCCGGCAGTTTCCCCTGGACCTGGCCCGGGAAACCCGGGAGTTCTACCGGCTGTTCCTGGGCGTTTCTCTGGCCGACGCCGACCTGAAAGAGGTTCTGTCCCGGTGAGGCCGTTCCCGGTCGTTGTAGCGGGGATGGCCCTGGCCGTCATCATGCTGGTCTCTCTGGTAGTGGGCCGCTATGCCCTGCCCTTGGGCGACATCCTGGCCTATGTCTCCCATGCCCTTTCCGGCGGGGGCAGCTTGGGCCCCGAGCGTCTGGAGACCATCGGCAACCTGCTGCTGGAGATACGCCTGCCGCGCATTCTCACGGCAGCCCTGATCGGCGCGGCCCTGTCGGTGTCGGGGGCTGCCTTTCAGGCCATGTTCATCAACCCCCTGGTGTCCCCCTCGCTGCTGGGGGTTCTGGCTGGGGCCTCCTTTGGCGCGGCCCTGGGCATGGTGTTCTGCACCAACTGGTACGCGGTCCAGCTCGCCACCTTCCTGGGGGGCATCGCCGCCGTCGGCATCGCGGTAAGCATCGCCCGGGCCTACCGGAGCGGCGGTACCCTCATGCTGGTGCTGGGGGGCATCATCAGCGGCGCCCTGTTCTCAGCGCTGCTCTCCCTGGTCAAATACGTCTCAGACCCCTACAACCAGCTCCCGGCCATTGTCTACTGGCTGATGGGCAATATGGCCCTGGCGGACCGGGCTACGGTGACCAGGGCCGGCCTGCCGATCCTGGCCGGCATCGCTTGTCTGATATTCATGGGCCGGCATCTGGACGTACTCAGCATGGGGGACGAGGAGGCTCGCGCCCTGGGGGTCAATACCGGACTGGTCCGCACGGTGGTGATCGTCTGTGCCACCCTGGTCAGCACCCTGACAGTCGTGCTGGCCGGCATCATCGGTTGGGTGGGGCTGGTCATCCCGCACCTGGTCCGCATGGCAGCCGGCCCGGACAACCGGACCCTGCTGCCGGTCAGTGCCCTGGCCGGAGCTGCCTACCTGGTGCTGGCGGACGACGTGTCGCGGCTGGCCTTTGCCTTTGAGATCCCGATCGGCATTGTCACCGCCCTGATGGGCATTCCTTTTTTCGTACTGGTGCTGAAGAACGCCCGGAAAGGGTGGCAGTGATGGCGCTCTTCAGCCTGGAGCGGCTGTCCTTCGCCTATGGCAGCCATGCGGTGCTCGGCGAGGTGACGTTCGACCTCGACGCGGGCGGCATCGTGGCCCTGCTGGGGCCGAACGGCAGCGGCAAGACCACCCTGCTCAAGCTGATGCTGGGGCTGCTCAGGCCGTCCCACGGCACCATCCGCCTCGACGGCCGGGACATCCGGGACATTCCCCAGCGGGAGCTGGCTTGCTCGGTGGCCTATGTGCCGCAGGTGCACAAGGAATCCTTTGCCTACCTGGTGTCGGACGTGGTGCTGATGGGGCGCATGCCGCACACCCGGTTGTTCTCCGCCTACGGCGCCCACGACCGCCGCATCGCCCGCGAAGCCATGGAAAAGCTGGGGATCGAACACCTGGCAGGACGCCCCTACACCGAGGTGAGCGGCGGCGAGCGGCAGCTGACCCTCATTGCCAGGGCCATGGCCCAAGGGGCCCGCACCTTTGTCATGGACGAACCGACCAACGGTCTGGACTACGGCAACCAGGTCTGCCTGCTGGAGCGCCTTTCCTCGCTCTCGCAAGAGGGCTGCACCTTTATCTTCTCAACCCACCATCCCGATCATGCTCTGGCCGTGGCAAGCCGGGTGATCATGCTCCACCGGGGAACGGTCCTGCGCGACGGACCGGCGGAAAGGGCCATTTGCGGGGAAAGCCTGCAAGAGCTGTACGGTATCGAGGTCCGCATGGCAGCGGTCGGGGGAGGGGTCACGGTCTGCGTGCCTGCCATCCGCAGGACATGAACCGGCATCAACCGGCTCCATGAATCCCTGCCCTGCACAGTCTCAGCAGGACTCCGTCTCCACCTGTTCCAGCAGCGCCAGCGCCTCGTGGTCGTCATGTTCTTCGAACAGTTCGCGGATGTTGTTGATGTAGGAATGCACCAGGAACAATTCATCCAGGTGTCGGCCGCTGTTCAGGTCCGGATTGGCCGCCAGGGCCAGTTTTTCCTTGTAGCGCTCCCAGAAGGCGTTGGTCAGGTCAGGGTCGTCGATGTAACGCCGCAGCATGGCCACTATCCTTCGGGCGTTACCGTCGCCGTCGATCCCCTTGAAGGTCACGTAGCGGTCGATTGTGGTGTCTTTCATCCCATGTTCTCCTCAATGCGCTCCAGTTTCAGCGCAAAGGTCAGATCCAGTCCGGCCAGGGGATGGTTGCCGTCCAGAGTTACCGTGGTCGCATCCACATCGCAGACCACCATCGTGCGTTCCTGCCCATTTTTGAACCCGATGCTGAGTTTTTGACCGGCCCTGATCTCTCTTTCGGCAGGGAACAGAGT belongs to Geobacter sp. SVR and includes:
- a CDS encoding iron ABC transporter permease, with the protein product MRPFPVVVAGMALAVIMLVSLVVGRYALPLGDILAYVSHALSGGGSLGPERLETIGNLLLEIRLPRILTAALIGAALSVSGAAFQAMFINPLVSPSLLGVLAGASFGAALGMVFCTNWYAVQLATFLGGIAAVGIAVSIARAYRSGGTLMLVLGGIISGALFSALLSLVKYVSDPYNQLPAIVYWLMGNMALADRATVTRAGLPILAGIACLIFMGRHLDVLSMGDEEARALGVNTGLVRTVVIVCATLVSTLTVVLAGIIGWVGLVIPHLVRMAAGPDNRTLLPVSALAGAAYLVLADDVSRLAFAFEIPIGIVTALMGIPFFVLVLKNARKGWQ
- a CDS encoding ABC transporter substrate-binding protein; this encodes MIRIFVLLAAFLVAAVLPAHARQIIDMTGRKVTVPDRITRVYSSSPPGTWLLYAVDPSLLAGLNFAPGEREQRFLRPEFGRLPVVGGVVGHGRGLNMETLLKIKPDIVLVWDWQQQGINGRFEETFQKLGIPTVYVRLDSLGDYPAAFRFLGELLDRRERTDRLERYAEQALKDVATAVGRIPANQRVSVYYAEGDEGLATEREASFHAELIPLAGGRNVHRGEALDHVGMETVSLEQVMHYNPQAILVQEREFFARVLADPRWQGVKGVRDKRVYLIPRLPFNWFDRPPSFMRLLGLKWLANALYPRQFPLDLARETREFYRLFLGVSLADADLKEVLSR
- a CDS encoding ABC transporter ATP-binding protein, encoding MALFSLERLSFAYGSHAVLGEVTFDLDAGGIVALLGPNGSGKTTLLKLMLGLLRPSHGTIRLDGRDIRDIPQRELACSVAYVPQVHKESFAYLVSDVVLMGRMPHTRLFSAYGAHDRRIAREAMEKLGIEHLAGRPYTEVSGGERQLTLIARAMAQGARTFVMDEPTNGLDYGNQVCLLERLSSLSQEGCTFIFSTHHPDHALAVASRVIMLHRGTVLRDGPAERAICGESLQELYGIEVRMAAVGGGVTVCVPAIRRT
- the cowN gene encoding N(2)-fixation sustaining protein CowN codes for the protein MKDTTIDRYVTFKGIDGDGNARRIVAMLRRYIDDPDLTNAFWERYKEKLALAANPDLNSGRHLDELFLVHSYINNIRELFEEHDDHEALALLEQVETESC